Proteins encoded together in one Vitis vinifera cultivar Pinot Noir 40024 chromosome 4, ASM3070453v1 window:
- the LOC132253667 gene encoding uncharacterized protein LOC132253667, protein MDPNNTIYCYLHIGGELVRDEHGNVEYMGGRREGLSLERSMTYNDFVSRICGKMNINIVGPTFSYTLPFDLYALQPLKNDEDLTNMFQFSDRCARVYICLASTVEDDETIENGGQGLNETIVGSNSLVPYSTRDVDIRMQSRGFHQRCAESHVGPLESSRFESAILGSGHTFSTANEFRDAIYLMSVGGRFRYKFKRNCLKHMTVICVVEGCPWKVTARAVGRTKIVQVHTFRNEHNHSLEDVSISEPVVRCNRATAMIDDVIRSNPDYLPRQICKDFRRQYGMQLNYCQAWNLKEKAKERIHGVPQCSYKLLPWLCTRLIETNPGTIAEYRCSDDGHFMQLFVALSVSIHGFQLGCRPIISIDSSHMSGPYKGALFSASSYDADDGMFPLAYGLFSSENYEDWLWFLEKLKMVIGERDVIIISDRHQGIIRSVSEVFGSENHAHCYRHIKENFSSFLTKLNTKGRKGKENALQMLDSIAYARLDCDYEVAMDTLRTFNHDLAKWVEENNPQHWAISKFKKMRWDKMTSNLAESFNSWLRHERHHNICVFFIEHMDKLGSLLVEHKNGLVKWNGCIGPKTEEKIALNIGKGENYITYLHLGSSMKVSNGKAFLEVNLMKRTCTCKAWQMSGIPCDHACAAIRRMGFDVSDYVDDWYKYNLQEKIYSGSMRTLVTHDMPMIDEDGTVRDALGHTYPFLNPPTTKRPPGRPRKRRIESQFMSKKTVHCSRCNQPGHNRATCNNPLL, encoded by the exons ATGGATCCAAATAATACAATTTATTGTTATCTGCACATTGGAGGAGAGCTAGTAAGGGATGAACATGGCAATGTGGAATATATGGGTGGGAGACGAGAGGGTCTAAGTTTAGAACGATCAATGACATataatgattttgtttcaaGGATTTGTGGGAAAATGAACATCAATATAGTGGGACCAACATTTTCATATACTCTCCCGTTTGATTTATATGCACTTCaaccattgaaaaatgatgaagacttgACAAACATGTTTCAATTTAGTGACCGATGTGCacgtgtatatatatgtttagcaTCAACAGTTGAAGACGATGAAACGATTGAGAATGGAGGACAAGG CTTGAACGAAACAATCGTAGGGTCTAACTCACTGGTCCCATATTCAACAAGAGATGTTGATATTAGAATGCAATCACGAGGATTTCATCAAAGATGTGCTGAATCACATGTTGGTCCACTAGAGTCAAGCCGTTTTGAGAGTGCAATATTGGGTAGTGGGCATACCTTCTCAACTGCAAATGAATTTCGGGATGCAATATATCTCATGTCAGTAGGAGGCCGTTTTAGATATAAGTTTAAGAGGAATTGTCTTAAGCATATGACTGTAATATGTGTTGTTGAAGGATGCCCTTGGAAAGTAACTGCTCGTGCTGTTGGGAGAACAAAAATAGTTCAAGTGCATACATTTAGAAATGAACATAACCACTCTTTAGAAGATGTGTCAATTTCCGAACCAGTAGTTCGTTGTAATCGAGCCACAGCTATGATTGATGATGTTATTCGTTCAAATCCAGATTACTTACCCCGTCAAATATGTAAAGACTTTCGTCGACAATACGGAATGCAATTGAATTATTGTCAAGCATGGAACTTGAAAGAGAAGGCTAAAGAACGAATTCATGGTGTGCCGCAATGTTCGTATAAGTTGTTACCTTGGTTATGTACAAGGCTTATTGAAACAAATCCAGGGACGATTGCTGAATATAGATGTTCGGATGATGGTCATTTTATGCAATTGTTTGTTGCCCTTTCAGTGTCAATACATGGGTTTCAACTGGGATGTCGGCCTATTATATCAATAGATTCATCCCACATGAGTGGGCCATACAAGGGTGCTTTATTTTCAGCTTCTTCCTATGATGCTGACGATGGCATGTTTCCACTTGCTTATGGCTTATTTAGCTCTGAGAATTACGAGGATTGGCTTTGGTTTTTAGAGAAATTGAAGATGGTCATAGGTGAAAGAGATGTTATAATAATATCTGATAGGCACCAAGGGATTATCCGTAGTGTTTCAGAGGTATTTGGTAGTGAAAACCATGCACATTGCTATCGTCACATTAAAGAAAACTTCAGTAGCTTTCTAACAAAGCTAAACACTAAAgggaggaaaggaaaggaaaatgctTTGCAAATGCTTGATTCTATCGCCTATGCTAGGTTAGATTGTGATTATGAGGTTGCAATGGATACTTTAAGGACATTTAATCATGATTTGGCGAAGTGGGTTGAAGAAAATAACCCTCAACATTGGGCAATCTCTAAATTTAAGAAGATGCGTTGGGATAAGATGACAAGTAATTTGGCcgagtctttcaattcttggttaagacATGAACGACACCATAACATTTGTGTTTTCTTCATCGAGCATATGGATAAGTTAGGATCTCTTTTAGTCGAGCATAAAAATGGACTTGTAAAATGGAATGGGTGTATTGGTCCTAAAACAGAAGAAAAGATTGCATTGAACATTGGAAAAGGTGAAAATTATATCACTTATTTACACTTGGGTAGTTCGATGAAAGTATCCAATGGAAAAGCATTCCTGGAAGTGAACTTAATGAAGCGAACTTGCACATGTAAAGCATGGCAAATGTCTGGAATCCCATGTGATCATGCTTGTGCAGCTATACGGCGAATGGGGTTTGATGTATCTGATTATGTTGATGACTGGTATAAGTACAATTTGCAAGAGAAGATATACTCTGGAAGCATGCGTACTTTGGTAACGCATGACATGCCAATGATTGATGAAGATGGAACCGTTCGTGATGCCTTGGGTCATACTTATCCCTTTCTTAATCCTCCAACCACAAAGCGACCTCCTGGAAGACCTAGGAAACGTCGAATCGAGTCTCAATTCATGTCAAAAAAAACAGTTCATTGTTCTCGTTGTAATCAGCCTGGGCATAATCGTGCGACATGTAACAACCCATTGCtgtaa